Genomic segment of Candidatus Zixiibacteriota bacterium:
TAACCAGGAACTCATCATATAAAGATATTCCCAGCAGGGGGATAGAGCTAGCGATGCTTAGTCGAGTGAGAAAGAGTCTAATCAGGATTTTGTTGAGGTCAATTCCTGCTCGAGCGTGCGGCCGTTGCCGATCACACGGTCAGGAGGCACATTGGTCTTGTTTGGTTTGATATTGACCGGACGGCCGTTGAGACGAGTGATATACCCCGGCGTTCCGACGACCGTGGCATCGGCCGGGATATCAACCATATAAAGGAAAGTATTGGCGCCGATATTGACGTTATCGCCCACAGTGAGCGGCCCCAATAATATAGCGCCGGTGCCGATCACAACGTTATTTCCGATGGTGGGATGCCTTTTGCCGCCATGTTTTCCGGTCCCGCCCAGGGTAACATTATGAAAGAGAACACAGTTCTCCCCTATTTCAGCCGTTTCGCCGATAACAATGCCCGCACCGTGGTCAATAAAGAATCCCTGGCCGATT
This window contains:
- a CDS encoding serine O-acetyltransferase, translating into MIFKTIFEDIRAIYRNDPAAKNIEFLLYPGFHAVFVHRFVHPLYKIGIPFIPRLISQISRFFTMVEIHPGAKIGQGFFIDHGAGIVIGETAEIGENCVLFHNVTLGGTGKHGGKRHPTIGNNVVIGTGAILLGPLTVGDNVNIGANTFLYMVDIPADATVVGTPGYITRLNGRPVNIKPNKTNVPPDRVIGNGRTLEQELTSTKS